The following DNA comes from Anastrepha obliqua isolate idAnaObli1 chromosome 1, idAnaObli1_1.0, whole genome shotgun sequence.
CAATTGAGTTGCGCATTTAAGCCGCTGATTCGCTGATCTCTGCCGTCGCTTGGGTGCGTACTTCAGATGCCATGTCGTCTTTGCCGCAGGCGAGGCAGGGAATCTTCTCGCGCAGTACTTGCCTGTATTTGGGATGACTGAAGGACGAGCAGAGATGTAGGAAGTATAAAGAAAATAGATTTGTGTAGATTTTTCTATTGATAAAATTAATCTTACCTAAGTCCATAGACAATTGGATTACAGACGGAATTCGCCTTCGCAAACACCGAACCACAAATGGTGCTCAGCGGCGAGAGATTCATTGAACCGAAAACGCCCGCATAGTTGATGATCGTGTAGGGGGTCCAAGCGAGGAACCACAACGATATTGTCACCAGCGCTAcctttgccaattttatttcaacCGATTTACCCTTATCCGCTTCGCTGTTACGCAGTGAGGCTACGTTCATTTTCTTAGCTTGATCGCGCATAGCTTTTTCGTGAGCCCAGACGGCCTAATTTGGTGGGAAAATAGAAAGGaattacatatgcatatgaataCAGGATTTTGGGAGGAAATTAGCAATGAACTAGGTAACGCTAAGATTTTAAGGGCACTGATGTCATTTTGTGAAGATTAGACGCTtcgaatgtttatttctttCATAGGTTCCGAAAAAGTCGTTTGTTTCATTTTAGTGGTGGCCTGGGACTCTGTGACTGATTTCGCACTTAACAACTCGTTGGCAGACGGACTGGATTCGGCAAAATATTGAGtagattttgtaaaaatattttgtgggcATTATGTAAGACCACTACGGCCAGCGAGTAAGCTGTTCTCCTAACCTAACCCCGCTTAGCTTGAAAAGCCTTACTATAGAAACGAAGTTAGACTTTACTTTGCAGCGAAACATATTTCAGTTGTAATCTAAgcactgaaaaatttaaaaaataattttgtacatATTGCATCCCTTTACGTTCTATTCTTTAATCCCTCAAGTTTTTCTTTCCTCGTCCTCACTCACCTTCATAATGTGATAGTACGAGAAGACAATGGTCGTTAATGGTGTGGCGTACACCCACATCGAGTAAACGATTATGTACGAGCGATTGAACCAGTCCTTGGCAAAGTAGTCTGTACCACATGCGGTCATATTTCCCTCAGGTACATAACGATTCCAACCGATCATTGGCAATATGGCCCATGTGCCGCAAATACACCACACAAACACCAAACGTACTACAGCCACTGTTGTGGTGAGTGGCTTACGCGACAAACCCTTCACGATCACACAATACCGATCATAAGCGATCAGAGTCATTGACCAAATTGATACACAACCGAAAAGCGAACCAGCCAAACCGTAGAGTTCGCACAGGAACGGACCCATTATCCAAGTACCGTAGAAGCCATTTAACACGACTGGCGGGAACATGGTGAACATCATCATGAAGT
Coding sequences within:
- the LOC129242822 gene encoding opsin Rh6, producing the protein MDLSEALSVVPQASFQYLRDGRNISLADSVPADIFHMVDPYWYKWQPMDQIWFQIIGFIITVLGVMSLSGNFIVMYIFTSTRSLRTPSNIFVVNLAFSDFMMMFTMFPPVVLNGFYGTWIMGPFLCELYGLAGSLFGCVSIWSMTLIAYDRYCVIVKGLSRKPLTTTVAVVRLVFVWCICGTWAILPMIGWNRYVPEGNMTACGTDYFAKDWFNRSYIIVYSMWVYATPLTTIVFSYYHIMKAVWAHEKAMRDQAKKMNVASLRNSEADKGKSVEIKLAKVALVTISLWFLAWTPYTIINYAGVFGSMNLSPLSTICGSVFAKANSVCNPIVYGLSHPKYRQVLREKIPCLACGKDDMASEVRTQATAEISESAA